In a genomic window of Paramicrobacterium chengjingii:
- a CDS encoding Na+/H+ antiporter NhaC family protein: MSARTGQNHSKTAPPAEASVGMLGGPFMALIPALVFVGVLAWLSIAERATISGFWVGGWAAVVTALALSTTKKKAAESIIRGLSDKTGAVIIAAFVFAGIFGSVLSGGGLVDGLLWLGLTTGLHGAAFTVLAFVLACIFAAGTGTSVGTVVAMVPVLYPAGVFLGADPTMLAVAIIAGGAFGDNIAPVSDSTISSAFTQNAQMGDVVKSRLPLSLSAAGISVVVFAIFGGGGTVSQNPPGADSSALGLLMILPFALVIFLAIRGTHIIASLTWGTVAALVIGLATGLLKPTAVFSIPAERGDSTGLIEDGIAGVTGAVVLVLFILALAQLLSDSGLMGRLLTMLQARAAKGVRSAEFTIVAVTMLFTIPLGSNAPAILLVGPTLARPLGLSHKLTPSRTANLLDCSANTIFYMLPWHNAVIVWFVTVLAAASAHDLPSPSIAAAFLNPYAWGLIVVLIISILTGWNRKFSQDKPLSATRR, from the coding sequence ATGTCTGCACGTACAGGTCAGAACCACAGCAAAACCGCTCCTCCGGCGGAAGCCTCCGTCGGAATGCTCGGCGGCCCATTCATGGCCCTCATCCCCGCTCTCGTCTTTGTCGGCGTCCTCGCATGGCTCTCCATCGCAGAACGCGCCACCATCTCCGGCTTCTGGGTTGGAGGTTGGGCCGCCGTCGTGACGGCGCTCGCGCTTTCGACGACGAAGAAGAAGGCAGCCGAATCGATCATCAGGGGGCTCAGCGACAAGACAGGAGCCGTCATCATCGCGGCATTCGTCTTCGCCGGGATCTTCGGATCCGTGCTGTCAGGCGGAGGCCTCGTCGATGGGCTTCTCTGGCTCGGGCTGACGACGGGACTTCACGGAGCGGCATTCACCGTGCTCGCTTTCGTTCTCGCGTGCATTTTCGCCGCCGGAACTGGAACGAGCGTGGGCACCGTTGTCGCGATGGTGCCGGTGCTCTACCCGGCAGGCGTGTTTCTCGGCGCCGACCCCACGATGCTCGCCGTCGCAATCATCGCTGGCGGCGCATTCGGAGACAACATTGCGCCCGTGTCTGATTCAACAATCAGCTCTGCGTTCACGCAAAACGCTCAGATGGGCGACGTCGTGAAATCGCGGCTGCCCCTCTCCCTTTCCGCAGCTGGCATCTCGGTTGTCGTCTTCGCCATCTTCGGCGGCGGAGGGACCGTTTCACAGAACCCGCCCGGCGCGGACTCCAGCGCACTCGGGCTACTGATGATTCTTCCTTTCGCTCTGGTGATATTCCTCGCTATCAGAGGCACGCACATCATTGCCTCGCTCACCTGGGGAACCGTCGCAGCGCTCGTCATCGGGCTTGCGACAGGTCTGTTGAAGCCCACAGCCGTGTTTTCGATTCCCGCTGAACGCGGCGACAGCACCGGGCTCATCGAAGACGGCATCGCCGGCGTAACGGGTGCGGTGGTTCTCGTGCTCTTCATTCTCGCGCTTGCACAGCTCTTGAGCGACAGCGGGCTGATGGGGCGACTCCTCACCATGCTTCAAGCCCGAGCCGCAAAGGGAGTGCGCAGTGCGGAGTTCACGATTGTCGCCGTCACGATGCTCTTTACGATCCCCCTCGGGTCGAACGCCCCGGCCATTCTGCTGGTTGGGCCAACGCTTGCCCGGCCGCTGGGGCTCAGCCACAAGCTGACGCCCTCGCGCACGGCGAATCTGCTCGACTGCAGCGCCAACACCATCTTCTACATGTTGCCGTGGCACAACGCCGTCATCGTCTGGTTCGTCACGGTGCTTGCCGCAGCTTCAGCGCACGACCTTCCTTCGCCCAGCATCGCTGCCGCATTTCTCAACCCGTATGCGTGGGGACTGATCGTTGTGCTCATCATCTCGATCCTGACCGGGTGGAACCGAAAGTTTTCACAAGACAAGCCCCTCAGCGCGACCCGGCGTTGA
- a CDS encoding GntR family transcriptional regulator, with translation MSNIASSTTARRNSYVEIAYDHLRDLILSGELAPGNRVTVQPLTESLNLSPTPIRTALAALERQGLLEIHEHRGYFVPKLGRDDILEIYEIREVIDSVASRRVAQLEFRDDIVAALNTLLSEQREAVATGDIDRYRDLDVTFHRTIWENSGNHRLLSLADNLLGQVRIGNNVSSRVPGRVQIALEEHALIISALQSGSAKDAENATRTHVREAAHALADHLAAKHQGPVATGD, from the coding sequence ATGAGCAACATCGCGAGTTCAACGACGGCACGACGTAACAGTTACGTCGAGATTGCCTACGACCATCTTCGCGATCTGATCCTTTCCGGCGAGCTCGCCCCAGGAAATCGCGTAACGGTGCAGCCTCTGACGGAGTCACTCAATCTCTCGCCGACGCCGATTCGCACAGCACTGGCGGCCCTTGAACGTCAGGGTCTTCTCGAAATTCATGAGCATAGAGGCTACTTCGTGCCAAAGCTCGGGCGCGACGACATTCTCGAGATTTACGAAATCCGCGAGGTGATAGACAGCGTCGCTTCACGCCGCGTCGCGCAGCTCGAGTTCCGCGATGATATCGTCGCGGCGTTGAACACGCTGCTGTCAGAACAGCGCGAGGCCGTTGCCACGGGAGACATCGATCGGTACAGAGATCTCGACGTGACGTTCCATCGCACAATCTGGGAGAACTCCGGCAACCATCGGCTTCTCTCTCTTGCAGACAACCTTCTCGGGCAAGTTCGCATCGGAAACAACGTGTCATCGCGTGTGCCCGGACGCGTCCAGATCGCACTCGAGGAGCACGCGCTGATCATCTCAGCGTTACAGAGCGGTTCGGCCAAAGACGCCGAGAACGCAACACGCACCCACGTTCGCGAGGCAGCGCACGCTCTCGCGGACCATCTTGCGGCCAAGCATCAGGGGCCCGTGGCAACCGGAGATTGA
- a CDS encoding BCCT family transporter, with protein sequence MSSANSTEDLIKQLKKSAKRRKQEKKSGPDWIVFSIAALLAVGFVVWGFITPDGLGTVADAALNGTIKNFGWLFVIAATVFTVFVIVVAASRFGAIPLGKDGETPQFKTSSWIAMMFATGMGIGLIFYGVGEPLFFYMAPPPGTVDGQIPAAVSTAMGTTMFHWTLYPWGMYAIVGLGMAYGTYRLGRSQLFSSMFTSLFGHKAVNGWGGKIINILAIIATLFGSACSLGLGALQIGGGLQSTGMMESVGTGLLVVIIAILTAMFVASAVSGIERGIQWLSNINMVLAILLALIVFIGGPTLFILNVIPDAIGAFIGDLPQMASRTPAADSPELAEWMSTWTIFYWAWWVSWTPFVGLFIARISRGRTVRQFVTGVLLVPSAISVVWFAIFGGGAIGLQERAEAAKDESDMLAQIKDGTPNIDFDTILFDFLGKMPVPGWVTVILMVLAVILVAIFFVTGADSASIVMAGLSENGAAEPTKKLTLFWGIATGAVAAVMLLAGGDDPAEALNGLKNITIVSAVPFVIVMLLLCVSLWKDLSNDPLVLRGQLARKVLVESVATGVEKHEGVFGLTTEQSPERDGNKLTRRLFGKKQQAQESTATEAGTDEQAPNPDDQE encoded by the coding sequence ATGAGCAGTGCAAACTCAACCGAAGACCTGATCAAGCAATTGAAGAAGAGCGCAAAGCGGCGCAAGCAGGAGAAAAAGAGCGGTCCAGACTGGATCGTCTTCAGCATCGCCGCTCTGCTCGCCGTCGGCTTCGTCGTCTGGGGGTTCATCACTCCCGACGGACTTGGCACCGTGGCCGATGCCGCGCTGAACGGCACGATCAAAAACTTCGGGTGGCTGTTCGTCATTGCAGCAACGGTCTTCACTGTCTTCGTGATCGTCGTCGCAGCCAGCCGCTTCGGTGCTATTCCGCTCGGCAAAGACGGCGAGACCCCGCAGTTCAAAACATCGTCGTGGATCGCCATGATGTTTGCCACAGGAATGGGCATCGGGCTCATCTTCTACGGTGTCGGAGAGCCGCTCTTCTTCTACATGGCTCCGCCGCCCGGCACCGTTGACGGGCAGATCCCCGCAGCCGTCAGCACAGCCATGGGAACGACAATGTTCCACTGGACCCTGTACCCATGGGGCATGTACGCCATCGTCGGGCTTGGAATGGCCTATGGCACGTACCGTTTGGGCCGCAGTCAGCTGTTCTCGTCAATGTTCACCTCACTGTTCGGGCACAAGGCAGTGAATGGCTGGGGCGGCAAGATCATCAACATTCTGGCGATCATCGCCACGCTGTTCGGTTCGGCGTGCTCGCTCGGATTGGGCGCGCTGCAGATCGGCGGTGGGCTTCAATCCACAGGCATGATGGAAAGCGTTGGCACGGGCCTGCTCGTTGTGATCATCGCCATTCTCACCGCGATGTTCGTTGCCTCGGCGGTCTCAGGCATCGAGCGCGGCATCCAATGGCTCTCGAACATCAACATGGTGCTTGCAATCTTGCTCGCGCTCATCGTGTTTATCGGTGGACCGACGCTCTTCATTTTGAACGTCATTCCCGACGCGATCGGCGCGTTCATCGGTGATCTTCCTCAGATGGCTTCGCGAACGCCCGCCGCGGATTCGCCAGAGCTTGCTGAATGGATGTCGACGTGGACGATCTTCTACTGGGCATGGTGGGTGTCATGGACGCCCTTCGTCGGCCTGTTCATCGCGCGAATCTCGCGGGGTCGCACGGTGCGGCAGTTTGTCACGGGAGTGCTCCTCGTCCCTTCGGCAATTTCGGTCGTATGGTTCGCGATATTCGGTGGTGGGGCGATCGGCTTGCAAGAGCGCGCGGAAGCAGCGAAAGACGAATCTGACATGCTTGCCCAGATCAAGGACGGCACGCCGAACATCGACTTCGACACCATATTGTTCGACTTTCTTGGGAAGATGCCGGTTCCGGGTTGGGTGACCGTCATCCTGATGGTTCTCGCAGTGATTCTCGTGGCGATCTTCTTCGTCACCGGAGCCGACTCGGCATCCATCGTGATGGCTGGTCTCTCGGAGAACGGCGCAGCTGAACCCACCAAGAAGCTCACGCTCTTCTGGGGTATCGCTACGGGGGCCGTCGCTGCCGTGATGTTGCTTGCGGGAGGGGATGACCCTGCTGAAGCGCTCAACGGGCTCAAGAATATTACGATCGTGTCCGCCGTGCCGTTCGTGATCGTCATGCTGCTGCTGTGCGTATCGCTGTGGAAAGATCTCTCAAACGATCCGCTTGTGCTGCGCGGACAGCTCGCCCGCAAGGTGCTTGTCGAAAGCGTTGCCACTGGAGTTGAGAAGCACGAGGGCGTCTTCGGGCTCACAACCGAACAGTCTCCTGAGCGGGACGGAAATAAACTAACGCGCCGGCTATTCGGAAAGAAGCAGCAAGCCCAAGAGTCGACCGCGACAGAAGCCGGAACTGACGAACAAGCGCCGAACCCAGACGACCAGGAGTGA
- a CDS encoding MOSC domain-containing protein, with amino-acid sequence MTASVIAVSRSGTHSFSKPTVDEITLVEGIGVAGDAHSGTTVQHLSRVRKNASTPNVRQVHLIHSELFERVADAGYTVKPGEMGENITTRGVDLLGLPVGTRLAIGNVIITVTGLRNPCSQINDYQPGLMKQMVFSDEEGRTVRLSGVMGIVSRGGVARAGDDITVSLPPEPHHPLTTV; translated from the coding sequence ATGACAGCATCCGTCATCGCGGTAAGCCGAAGCGGCACGCACTCGTTCAGCAAGCCGACCGTCGATGAGATCACGCTTGTCGAGGGGATCGGCGTCGCTGGCGACGCTCATTCCGGCACGACGGTGCAGCACCTCTCGCGAGTGAGGAAGAATGCGTCGACACCCAACGTTCGGCAAGTACACCTGATTCACAGCGAGCTCTTCGAGCGTGTTGCTGACGCTGGCTACACGGTGAAGCCGGGGGAGATGGGAGAGAATATCACCACGAGGGGCGTTGATTTGCTTGGCCTTCCCGTCGGCACCCGCTTGGCGATCGGGAACGTCATCATCACCGTAACCGGGCTGCGCAATCCGTGCTCTCAGATCAACGACTACCAGCCCGGCCTGATGAAACAAATGGTCTTCAGTGACGAAGAAGGTCGCACTGTTCGCCTTTCTGGAGTGATGGGAATCGTGTCCCGCGGGGGAGTCGCACGGGCAGGCGACGACATCACGGTGTCTTTGCCGCCGGAACCGCACCATCCGCTGACAACAGTGTGA
- the thiE gene encoding thiamine phosphate synthase produces MPSHLRPVTCADATVRDARRNALESARLYVCTDARRDRGDLAQFLDSAYANGVDIVQLRDKSLEARDEIEALEVLSAAARRHGRLFAVNDRADVAALVGADVFHVGQGDLSSEQARAILGPDVILGRSTHSIGQAEAANDDSDIDYFCVGPVWETPTKPGRDAVGLEPVRRAVEFASKPWFAIGGITGGMRLDRVVGVGASRIVVVRAVTDADNVGRAARALRDRLGER; encoded by the coding sequence ATGCCCTCACATCTGCGACCCGTGACATGCGCCGACGCCACCGTCCGCGACGCGAGACGAAACGCACTCGAGAGCGCTCGCCTGTATGTGTGCACCGATGCACGCCGAGATCGCGGCGATCTGGCGCAGTTTCTCGATTCCGCCTACGCCAATGGCGTCGACATCGTTCAGCTTCGCGACAAGTCGCTTGAGGCGCGCGATGAGATCGAGGCCCTCGAGGTGCTCTCAGCTGCGGCGAGGCGCCACGGCAGGCTGTTCGCAGTGAACGATCGCGCCGATGTCGCCGCTCTCGTAGGAGCCGACGTCTTCCACGTCGGTCAGGGTGACCTGTCGAGCGAGCAGGCGCGCGCCATTCTTGGGCCGGATGTCATACTCGGCCGCTCAACACACTCGATCGGTCAGGCCGAAGCGGCGAACGACGATTCCGACATCGACTATTTCTGCGTCGGTCCCGTCTGGGAGACACCGACGAAACCCGGGCGGGATGCTGTCGGACTCGAGCCCGTGCGACGGGCCGTGGAGTTTGCGAGCAAACCGTGGTTTGCGATCGGCGGCATCACCGGAGGCATGCGTCTCGACCGGGTTGTCGGCGTCGGAGCATCCCGTATCGTCGTCGTTCGTGCCGTCACAGACGCTGACAACGTCGGGAGGGCGGCCAGGGCGCTGCGCGACCGACTCGGAGAACGCTGA
- the thiO gene encoding glycine oxidase ThiO: MHAVVVGAGIIGLATAWRLKTSGWSVTIVDPDPAGGASRAAAGMLAPASEVVWGQTPLYPLLIASARLYPTFVEQLATASGHDLGYARSETLVCASDAADLQSLRELCALQTALGLTVEVITGTEARTLEPALAPGVAAAVRLEGDHSIDPRRVMSALMVLLAGSIVRHRVATLISDGGRTGGVSLANGQNMVADQVVVCAGAETALIEGMPELPVRRVWGDVVRLAVPERLRPIVSRTIRGFVRGRPVYLVPRPDGSLVLGASVREDGVDGISAGGVHQLLRDIERVVPGVLECEISEVMARARPGSPDDVPLIVRVDDGCVVSTGYFRHGILLAPLGAQLTADLTTGEPGDADMLRAVAPSRFAHVTPTGDS, translated from the coding sequence GTGCATGCTGTCGTTGTCGGAGCCGGAATAATCGGACTTGCCACCGCCTGGCGCCTGAAAACGAGTGGCTGGTCGGTGACGATCGTCGACCCGGATCCCGCTGGCGGGGCAAGCCGCGCGGCGGCAGGGATGCTTGCGCCCGCATCGGAGGTGGTCTGGGGCCAGACACCGCTGTATCCGCTGCTCATCGCGTCGGCGCGGCTCTATCCGACCTTCGTGGAGCAGCTTGCGACAGCATCCGGTCATGATCTCGGCTATGCACGGTCAGAGACGCTCGTGTGCGCCAGTGATGCTGCTGACCTCCAGAGCCTGCGCGAACTCTGCGCATTGCAGACGGCGCTCGGCCTGACTGTCGAGGTCATCACCGGCACGGAGGCCCGCACGCTCGAACCTGCCCTCGCACCCGGCGTAGCAGCCGCGGTGAGGCTTGAGGGTGACCACTCAATCGACCCGCGGCGGGTGATGTCCGCGCTCATGGTGCTGCTGGCGGGGAGCATCGTGCGGCACCGCGTTGCAACACTGATATCTGACGGCGGGCGCACGGGAGGCGTCTCGCTTGCGAACGGGCAGAACATGGTGGCTGACCAGGTTGTCGTGTGTGCGGGAGCCGAAACGGCACTGATCGAGGGGATGCCGGAGCTGCCTGTGCGCCGCGTCTGGGGTGATGTCGTGCGACTCGCGGTTCCTGAGCGCCTCCGGCCGATTGTCTCCAGAACCATTCGGGGTTTTGTACGCGGGCGTCCCGTGTACCTCGTGCCGCGCCCCGATGGGAGCCTCGTTCTGGGCGCGAGCGTTCGCGAAGACGGAGTTGACGGCATCAGCGCCGGGGGAGTGCACCAGCTTCTGCGCGACATCGAACGTGTGGTGCCCGGCGTGCTCGAGTGCGAGATCTCGGAGGTCATGGCACGCGCACGCCCCGGATCGCCCGACGACGTGCCCCTGATCGTGCGCGTTGACGACGGGTGCGTCGTCTCGACGGGGTACTTCCGTCACGGCATCCTGCTCGCTCCACTCGGCGCCCAGTTGACCGCAGACCTCACGACCGGGGAGCCAGGCGATGCCGACATGCTGCGCGCCGTGGCACCTTCACGATTTGCCCACGTCACACCAACAGGAGACTCATGA
- the thiS gene encoding sulfur carrier protein ThiS: protein MTMTRTIDLTVNGDARAVASGASLRDLVAEVTGKPLGEGGSPADGSPLGIAAAIDGVVVPRSGWSACALESGQEIDIVTAVQGG, encoded by the coding sequence ATGACGATGACACGAACAATCGACCTCACAGTGAATGGCGACGCCCGTGCCGTCGCCAGCGGAGCCTCACTTCGCGATCTGGTGGCTGAGGTCACCGGAAAACCGCTGGGTGAAGGCGGCTCGCCCGCCGACGGGTCGCCCCTCGGCATCGCCGCCGCCATCGACGGGGTCGTCGTGCCGCGCAGCGGCTGGAGTGCGTGCGCGCTTGAGAGCGGACAGGAAATCGACATCGTCACCGCGGTACAGGGAGGCTGA
- a CDS encoding thiazole synthase, whose product MSTDSLQIGGETFASRLIMGTGGATSLTTLEQALVASQTELTTVAIRRFDAESRDSVFALLASLGIRALPNTAGCYTARDAILTAQLAREALGTSWIKLEVIADEETLLPDPVELFSAAEKLVLDDFTVFAYTNDDPALAKRLEDVGVAVVMPAGSPIGSGLGILNPHNVETIIDRASVPIVLDAGIGTASDAALAMELGCDAVLLASAVTRAHDAAAMARAMRLAVDAGRTARRAGRIPKRSLARASSSFDGMVTRRPSEADL is encoded by the coding sequence ATGAGTACCGACTCATTGCAGATCGGCGGGGAGACATTCGCGTCGAGACTCATTATGGGAACGGGCGGAGCCACATCGCTCACAACGCTCGAGCAGGCCTTGGTCGCCTCCCAGACCGAGCTGACGACCGTGGCGATTCGTCGATTTGACGCGGAATCACGCGATTCGGTATTTGCGCTGCTCGCCTCGCTCGGCATTCGCGCACTGCCCAACACGGCCGGCTGCTACACCGCTCGAGACGCAATTCTCACCGCGCAGCTTGCCCGGGAGGCGCTGGGAACGTCATGGATCAAGCTCGAGGTGATTGCCGACGAAGAAACTCTGCTCCCTGATCCCGTCGAACTGTTCTCGGCGGCAGAGAAGCTTGTCCTCGACGACTTCACGGTGTTCGCCTACACAAACGATGACCCGGCTCTCGCAAAGCGTCTCGAAGATGTGGGAGTTGCCGTTGTGATGCCCGCCGGCTCACCCATCGGCAGCGGGCTTGGCATTCTCAACCCGCACAATGTCGAAACGATCATCGATCGCGCGAGCGTTCCCATTGTTCTCGACGCGGGAATCGGCACGGCATCGGATGCTGCGCTTGCCATGGAGCTTGGATGCGATGCCGTGCTGCTCGCCAGCGCCGTCACGCGCGCTCACGACGCCGCTGCCATGGCACGGGCAATGCGCCTCGCCGTCGATGCCGGACGTACGGCTCGTCGTGCCGGGCGCATTCCGAAGCGCTCGCTTGCACGCGCCTCGTCGTCGTTTGACGGAATGGTGACGCGGCGTCCCTCCGAGGCCGACCTGTGA
- a CDS encoding ThiF family adenylyltransferase, with the protein MTTPAPSGARPALPPLVEPGVALDARDIDRYSRHVSLPGFGTLGQRRLRNASALVVGAGGLGAPILHYLAAAGIARLTVIDDDVVEASNLQRQVLHRDADIGRPKVESARDALRRLDPSIAVTALHDRLSPENAVDLFTRHDIVLDGADNFATRYLSNDAAELTDTPLVWGTIARFAGQVSTFWPGRGPMLRDVFPDIPDADSVPNCADGGVLGVLCGTVGSAMATEAIKLICGIGAPLIGRLLRYDALAAEYTTLRFVVDECRPPVTSLDEVAVACSAPIAHADASQRTAAGELDGASFDALRNAASGDSESPLVVDVREGWERELDAIPDSVHVPLDRIQTEGWSAIMPVRGDARQIVLYCTRGARSARARDQLAEGAPADVMLRSLAGGINAWRLLQV; encoded by the coding sequence GTGACCACGCCAGCTCCGTCGGGCGCCCGACCCGCGCTGCCCCCGCTTGTCGAGCCGGGGGTCGCGCTCGATGCTCGCGATATCGATCGCTATTCGCGACACGTGAGCCTGCCCGGTTTTGGCACCCTCGGGCAGCGTCGACTGCGCAACGCCTCCGCTCTCGTCGTCGGCGCGGGCGGCCTCGGCGCCCCGATTCTGCACTATCTGGCTGCGGCGGGAATCGCACGGCTCACCGTGATTGACGACGATGTCGTCGAAGCGTCAAATCTGCAGCGTCAAGTGCTGCACCGCGATGCAGACATCGGCCGGCCGAAGGTGGAGTCGGCGCGTGACGCTCTGCGGCGTCTGGATCCGAGCATCGCGGTCACCGCCTTGCACGATCGGCTCTCACCCGAGAATGCCGTCGACCTCTTCACGCGACACGACATCGTGCTCGACGGGGCAGACAACTTTGCCACGCGCTATCTCTCAAACGACGCAGCTGAGCTGACGGATACCCCGCTTGTCTGGGGAACGATCGCCCGTTTTGCCGGCCAGGTGAGCACATTTTGGCCGGGCAGAGGGCCGATGCTGCGCGACGTGTTTCCCGACATTCCCGATGCGGATTCGGTGCCGAACTGCGCCGACGGAGGCGTGCTCGGAGTGTTATGCGGCACTGTAGGCTCAGCTATGGCGACGGAGGCGATCAAGCTCATCTGCGGCATCGGGGCGCCGCTTATCGGTCGTCTGCTGCGCTACGACGCACTCGCCGCCGAATACACCACGCTGCGTTTCGTCGTCGACGAGTGCCGCCCGCCAGTGACGAGCCTTGATGAGGTCGCGGTTGCCTGCTCGGCACCGATCGCACACGCGGATGCTTCGCAGCGCACGGCCGCCGGCGAGCTCGACGGTGCGTCATTCGACGCGCTCCGCAACGCAGCATCCGGTGATTCTGAGTCGCCCCTCGTCGTCGATGTGCGTGAGGGTTGGGAACGAGAGCTTGACGCCATTCCTGATTCCGTTCATGTTCCCCTCGATCGCATTCAGACCGAGGGATGGAGTGCGATCATGCCCGTTCGTGGTGATGCACGGCAGATCGTGTTGTACTGCACGAGGGGTGCTCGGTCGGCGCGTGCCCGTGATCAGCTTGCGGAAGGCGCACCGGCCGATGTCATGCTGCGCTCGCTTGCGGGAGGGATCAACGCCTGGCGGCTCCTACAGGTGTAG
- a CDS encoding dienelactone hydrolase family protein gives MTEIVMFHHVLGRTAALEQIAERLRDAGHLVHVPDLFDGRTFDSIDEGIAFAESIDNDALLGTATAEVQSLPNDIVYLGFSLGSAFAQYLVQNREGARGGIFMYGCVAPDVFGDWPDDVPVHIHAMEDDPFFIEDADAAKALDAAHEKVSLFLYPGSGHLFLERDHDDYDPDAAELALSRIDSFLTSLEIEAY, from the coding sequence ATGACTGAAATCGTGATGTTTCACCATGTGCTGGGCCGCACGGCCGCCCTCGAGCAGATCGCAGAGCGACTGCGCGACGCCGGGCATCTGGTGCACGTTCCCGATCTCTTCGATGGACGCACGTTTGACAGCATCGACGAGGGAATCGCCTTTGCCGAATCCATCGACAACGACGCGCTGCTGGGCACGGCGACGGCCGAAGTTCAGAGCCTGCCCAATGACATCGTGTATCTGGGGTTCTCTTTGGGATCCGCATTCGCGCAGTACCTCGTGCAGAACAGGGAGGGAGCACGCGGTGGCATCTTCATGTACGGGTGCGTCGCCCCCGATGTCTTCGGCGACTGGCCAGACGACGTCCCCGTCCACATCCATGCGATGGAAGATGACCCCTTCTTCATCGAGGATGCAGACGCGGCCAAGGCTTTGGACGCTGCTCACGAGAAAGTGAGCTTGTTCCTCTACCCGGGCAGCGGCCATCTCTTTCTTGAGCGCGATCACGACGACTACGATCCGGATGCCGCTGAGCTCGCTCTAAGCCGCATCGATTCGTTTTTGACTTCTCTGGAGATCGAGGCGTACTAG
- a CDS encoding GNAT family N-acetyltransferase yields the protein MLAASDVTIRSLSVGDEREALAAHHALVADHFDFLLERVEGESWADFVQRLTRIERGEQLAPGRVPAAFLIAEVDNRIAGRVSVRFELNDYLADVGGHIGYGVVPRFRRRGVASALLRSGLDALAARGVASALVTCDEGNVASRGVIERLGGRPDVERPRAVRGAETKLRFFVPTARAGFERQ from the coding sequence ATGTTAGCTGCATCCGATGTGACAATCCGTTCTCTTTCTGTGGGCGACGAACGCGAGGCGCTCGCTGCCCACCACGCGCTTGTGGCTGATCACTTCGACTTTCTGCTCGAGCGCGTTGAGGGGGAAAGCTGGGCAGATTTCGTGCAGCGACTGACGCGGATTGAGCGTGGGGAACAACTGGCGCCGGGGCGCGTCCCCGCAGCGTTTCTCATCGCTGAAGTCGACAACCGCATCGCTGGCCGCGTTTCTGTGCGGTTTGAGCTGAATGACTACCTCGCCGATGTCGGTGGCCACATCGGGTACGGTGTGGTCCCGAGATTCCGTCGGCGCGGAGTTGCTTCAGCGCTTTTGCGCAGCGGTCTCGACGCGCTGGCCGCCCGCGGCGTCGCATCTGCGCTCGTGACGTGCGACGAAGGCAACGTCGCATCGCGAGGTGTCATCGAGCGGTTGGGCGGGCGACCGGATGTTGAACGACCGCGCGCGGTGCGCGGCGCCGAAACGAAGCTGCGTTTTTTCGTCCCGACGGCTCGCGCGGGGTTCGAACGGCAGTGA
- a CDS encoding VOC family protein: MSHSVVQVNLIVSDLARTREFYKHLGWDLLAMGDRAARFSGDDLVVAFHLPEFAQAWDSGYSGARGGSTVIDVDCDDPGAVDATFSSLVENGATSRQPPNDTFFGCRYAVIADPDGNLIGLKSPLA, from the coding sequence ATGTCCCACAGCGTCGTCCAGGTCAATCTCATCGTGTCCGACCTTGCGCGTACGCGGGAGTTCTACAAACACCTCGGTTGGGACCTGCTGGCGATGGGGGACCGCGCCGCACGCTTTTCTGGTGATGATCTTGTCGTCGCCTTCCACCTCCCTGAGTTCGCGCAGGCATGGGACAGCGGCTATTCCGGAGCCCGCGGGGGCAGCACCGTAATCGATGTTGATTGCGATGATCCTGGGGCTGTCGATGCAACGTTCTCCTCACTCGTGGAGAACGGGGCGACATCGCGACAGCCTCCGAATGACACATTCTTCGGCTGTCGGTATGCCGTCATCGCAGACCCAGACGGCAATCTCATTGGGCTGAAATCGCCGCTCGCGTAG